The Pseudomonas pergaminensis nucleotide sequence ACTGGGCGCGGTCGACGGTACGCAGGCGCGCGTCGATGCCGATGCTGATCAGGTTCTCGACGTAGGGCTGCAGGATGCGCTCCAGGTTCGGGTTGACCAGCAGAATCTCGAACCGTAGCGGTTGGCCGTCCTTGTTGAGCAGGCGCTGGCCGGAAAGCTTCCAGCCGGCGTCGCTGAGCAGCGCCAGCGCACGGCGCAGGGTTTCGCGGGGGATGCCACGCCCGTCGGTCTGGGGCAGGCTGAACGGCTGGGTAAACAGGTTGGCCGGCAACTGCTCGCGGTAGGGCGAGAGCATCAGCCACTCATGGCCGGTGGGCACACCGGTCGCGGCGAATTCGCTGTTGGGGTAGTAGCTCAAGGTGCGCTTGTAGGCGCTGCTGAACAGGGTGCGGTTGGTCCATTCGAAGTCGAACATCAGCCCCAGGGCTTCACGCACCTTGGTCTGGCTGAAGGTGGGCCGCCGGGTGTTCATGAACAGGCCCTGGCTCTGGGTCGGGATCTGGTGGGCGATCTGCGCCTTGATCACGTCGCCACGGTTCACCGCGGGGAAGTTGTAGCCATTGGCCCAGTTCTTGGCCTGGTGCTCTATGTAGATATCGAACTCGCCGGCCTTGAAGGCTTCGAAGGCCACGTCGCTGTCGCGGTAGAACTCCACCTCGACCTTGTCGTAGTTATAGAAACCCTGATTGACCGGCAGGTCCTTGCCCCAGTAATCCTTGACCCGTTCGAACACCAGTTGCCGGCCAGGCGTGACTTTGCTGATGCGGTACGGCCCGCTGCCCAGTGGCGGTTCAAAAGTGGTGGCCTTGAAATCGCGGTTTTTCCAATAGTGTTGGGGCAATACCGGCAACTCGCCCAGGCGCAGGATCAGCAACGGGTTGCCGGCGCGCTTGAACACAAAGCGGATGCGGTGCCGGTTGAGGATATCCACCCGTGCCACTTCCTGCAGGTTGGTGCGGTACTGCGGGTGGCCTTCGGTCAGCAGGGTGCGATAGGAAAACTCCACGTCATAGGCGGTGATCGGCTTGCCATCGTGAAAGCGCGCTTCCGGGCGCAGGTTGAACACCACCCAGCTGCGGTCCTCGCTGTATTCCACCGACTGGGCGATCAACCCATAGCTGGAGGTGGGTTCATCGCCGGAAGGCGCGTACAGGCCGGTGCCGACCATCAACGGCTCGTTCAGCTCATTGACGCCGTATTGCAGGAAGTTGGGCGTGGAAACCGGGCTGGAGCCCTTGAAGGTGTAGGGGTTGAGGGTGTCGAAGGTGCCAAAGGCCATGACCCGCAATGTCCCGCCTTTCGGCGCTGCAGGGTTTACCCAATCGAAGTGGGTGAATTTGGCCGGGTACTTGAGGCTGCCGAACTGTGCATAACCGTGGCTTTCGGTAATCGTCGCGTTCGCAGCAAAGCTCAAGGCCAGACTTATTAGTAGAAGGAGGGGACGCTTCAAGTCAGGGATCCGATCCAGGCGGCTTGGGCTTTATGATCGGTACAGTAACAGCTTGTTCCGGTTGGAAAAAGCCGGTCGGCTGACGGAGATTCCATGT carries:
- a CDS encoding extracellular solute-binding protein gives rise to the protein MKRPLLLLISLALSFAANATITESHGYAQFGSLKYPAKFTHFDWVNPAAPKGGTLRVMAFGTFDTLNPYTFKGSSPVSTPNFLQYGVNELNEPLMVGTGLYAPSGDEPTSSYGLIAQSVEYSEDRSWVVFNLRPEARFHDGKPITAYDVEFSYRTLLTEGHPQYRTNLQEVARVDILNRHRIRFVFKRAGNPLLILRLGELPVLPQHYWKNRDFKATTFEPPLGSGPYRISKVTPGRQLVFERVKDYWGKDLPVNQGFYNYDKVEVEFYRDSDVAFEAFKAGEFDIYIEHQAKNWANGYNFPAVNRGDVIKAQIAHQIPTQSQGLFMNTRRPTFSQTKVREALGLMFDFEWTNRTLFSSAYKRTLSYYPNSEFAATGVPTGHEWLMLSPYREQLPANLFTQPFSLPQTDGRGIPRETLRRALALLSDAGWKLSGQRLLNKDGQPLRFEILLVNPNLERILQPYVENLISIGIDARLRTVDRAQYKQRLDQFDFDMILITLNQTLSPGLEQWQYFHSSQAAIKGSKNFAGIANPVVDHLLEHLLAAKTREEQLAAGRALDRVLLWQHYSIPNWYLNYHRLAYRNRFAFVTTPPYSLGLSAWWLKASEKAQ